Proteins from one Enoplosus armatus isolate fEnoArm2 chromosome 4, fEnoArm2.hap1, whole genome shotgun sequence genomic window:
- the c4h2orf68 gene encoding UPF0561 protein C2orf68 homolog, whose translation MDILRDDEVHELKYKRGGRLDMSHGFLHHIRRNQIARDDYDKEVKQAKELQRRRHTTTPRRPRRPDIQVYHPRRRHGSEPGAGAEAEEWNESGSSTETETHGTELFWLDYQEDSGTITSFLVHKEDTPENVVERVAEKNILDSAMRAALEARIRKEMDKRRDKR comes from the exons ATGGATATTTTAAGAGACGACGAAGTGCATGAGCTGAAATACAAACGTGGGGGCCGTTTGGATATGAGCCATGGCTTCCTGCACCATATCCGGAGGAACCAGATTGCTAG aGATGATTATGATAAAGAGGTGAAGCAAGCGAAAGAGCTTCAGCGGCGGAGGCACACCACAACCCCAAGACGACCCCGTCGCCCTGATATCCAAGTGTACCATCCCCGACGCAGAC ATGGATCAGAGCCAGGGGCCGGTGCTGAGGCTGAAGAGTGGAATGAGAGTGGGTCAAGCACAGAGACGGAGACCCATGGAACTGAACTCTTCTGGCTCGACTATCAGGAGGACTCTGGTACCATTACCTCCTTCCTCGTGCACAAG GAGGATACGCCAGAGAATGTGGTGGAACGTGTTGCAGAGAAGAACATCCTTGATTCAGCCATGAGGGCAGCTCTAGAGGCTCGAATTCGAAAGGAAATGGACAAAAGACGAGACAAACGTTGA